GGAAATCCCGAAGCAGCTTCGTCTGCCTACTCCCTCTACGATTATGACATTGCCACCGAACTCGGAGGCGAAAGAGCTTACGAAAATCTTCGTGACAGGTGTGCTGCCCGCGGGATAAGACTCGCAAGCGACATGGTGCCAAACCACACAGGAATTTACTCAAGGTGGATAATCGACCATCCCGAATATTTCATTCAGGCACAGGAACCACCATATCCGAATTACACTTTTTCGGGACCCAATCTCTCCGACAATCCCGATATAGAACTCAGAATAGAAGACCGCTACTACACCCGTCAGGATGCGGCAGTTGTATTCCAGCATATCGACAGAAGAAACGGAAAAACCCGCTACATCTATCACGGAAACGACGGCACAAACATGCCGTGGAACGATACTGCCCAGCTTAACCTTCTCGATCCCGTCGTTCGTGAGGAGCTTATAAGAACCATCCAGAAAGTGGCATCAAAGTTCTCGATTATTCGCTTCGATGCGGCAATGATTTTAAGTAAAAAACATTATCAAAGGCTGTGGTTCCCTGCTCCGGGTGCCGGTGGAGCAATCCCCTCCCGTTCAGATTATGCCATATCGAAACAGACTTTCCACAAAATGATGCCGAAGGAATTCTGGCGTGAAGTGGTGGACAGATTCAACGAGGAGATGCCAAACACACTCCTTCTCGCAGAAGCATTCTGGCTGATGGAGGGTTACTTTGTAAGAAGCCTCGGCATGCACAGGGTTTACAACTCCGCCTTCATGCACATGTTCATGAAGGAAGAAAACGACAAATACCGGAATCTCATCAGAAATACGATAGAATTCGATCCCGAGATTCTTAAACGGTATGTAAACTTCATGAGCAATCCTGATGAAGAAACTGCGATCAACCAGTTTGGTAAAGGCGACAAATATTTCGGTATCTGCGTCATGATGGCGACACTTCCCGGACTTCCGATGTTTGCCCACGGACAGATAGAAGGCTTTACCGAAAAATACGGAATGGAATACCGGAAGGCATATTACAATGAGTTTGTGGACGACCACCTCGTTGAAAGACACCGTAAGGAAATTTTCCCTCTCCTTAAAAAACGCTACCTCTTCTCACAAGTTAAGAATTTCGAACTCTTCGATTTCCACGACGACTACCGTCATGTAAACGAAAATGTCCTTGCGTTCACCAACAGGTTTGGTGAGGAAAAAACTCTCGTCTTCTTCAACAATTCTTTCTTCCACACTTCGGGAATGATTAAAAATTCCGTCGGAAAAAGGGTAAAACCACAGTATCTCGATTCCGCCGCAACCGAAGATAACTGGGAAGCCTCAAATGTTGAAGATCAGAAAGTCTCTCCCAACGAACTTGAGTTTAAGTCTCTTTCAACCGCACTTCAACTGAAAAGATACGACGGTTATTACTACACCTTTAAGGATATGATAACTGGCCTTGAATACATCAAGTCGGGCAGGGAAATCGATGATGACGGCTTTGGAATGACGCTGAACGGTTATGAATATCATGTCTATGTCGGCTTCAGAGAAGTGTTTGACACTGATGGAAGCTGGTTGCGTCTCAATCAGTTTCTGCACGGACAGGGCACACCATCTCTCGCACTCACCCTGCTGGAACTGAATCTGATAAATGTTCATCATGCCGTAATGGAATTCTTCAACAAGGAAATATTGCTTGAAATGAAGAAGTTCGCCGGTCTGGTTCCTGATCCTCAGCCAATCAATGAATTCAGCACAACTTTCACGATGAGGTTTGGGAATGTTCTGAACAGGATTGCGGAGTACAAAAAAGTACAGTTCAACGGCAACATTGTAATGTCATCTCTCAAAAAGGAATTGCTGGTTCTTAAAGGATACGCCAATTTTATCGACAGTCAGAGCGATGGTGTGAAAGGTTCTGCGAGAATTGATAACTTCTGGCTCCTGAACAAAAAAGAGGAACACCAGATATACACCGATATTCTGATTCTCTATACTGTGGTGAAAAGACTCCTTATTACAATCGAGGAGGCAACGGGTGAAAAACCTGTCGAACTGTATGACTCGCTTCTTTTGGAAAAACCGCTGTGGCAGTCGATAATCAGACTTGGCGACAAGTATCAGGAAGCCAAATACGAATTCGATTTACTTAGAATTCTTGAATCAAGTGAGAATGTTTATACCCGAAAAGGTATATTTAATCCCGAAGGGAAGCAGGAATCACTGAATGACCAGTTGCCTACAATAACTCTTCTCCAGACGAAGGAAGTGAAGGCATTCATCGGTGTGAATGAATTTCAGGGAATTAAATACTTCAGCAAAGAACAGTTTGTTCAGTTGATGACCTGGATTTATACACTAAATGGATTAAGGCATGCGGAACGGGTCGTCAGGAAAAATTCCGAAAAAACGAAAGACCCTGTAAGCATCTTCAAACTTTTCAAATCGAAAGATTTTACTCAAAGCATTAAGACGATGTCACAATATGTGGAAGGTCTCGTAGATCTCGCCATCCACTCAGGATACAGATTTGAGCCGTTCCTTCAGGCGATTCCAAAGCTTCACGATTCCATCTATCAGCCAAAAGTTGAACCTGTAAAGACAGCAAAACCGGCAAAAACAGTGAAGGCAAAAACAAAAAAAGTTAAAGCAGAAGCAAAGCCATTAGCAAAGACGAAGAAAACAGAAAAGCCGGAATCAAAAAAACCGGCTCAGCCAAAGATCAAAAAATCAACTTCAGGTAAAAAGAAGAGCTGATTTTTTTAAGAACCTCAGAGCTTAGGAACCTCAGGAGTACTTGAGTACTTGAGTACCTGAGTGATGGATTTGGATATTCGTGCTCAGATAATCAAGTACTCAGGTACTCACTTCACAAAAAGCATCTTATCCGACCGGATGAACACGGGTTTCAGGTTTTCATCCCTTACTGTGAGGTTGTAGAAATAGACCCCTGATGCCATGTCATTCATCGTTCCTGTCTTTCCCGGGGTGAAGTCCCTCTCATGCTCTCCTGCAGGTAGCCAGCCGTTGTTCAATACCGCAACGGTTGACCCGTTTACATCGTAAACTCTCAGTATCACCTCTCCCGGTTCTTCAAGCCTGAATCTTATTGTTGTGGATGGGTTGAACGGGTTGGGATAATTTTGGTAGAGTACCACTCCCTTGGGTGAAAGTTCTCCGCCTTCTGCGATATCTGTCAGTACCACCGTTACACTGTCCCATTTACTTACAAGTCCCTGATTATCCTTCGCTGTAATTTTGTATGTATAGTTTCCTGTCGGGTCAGAGAGTGAATCGGTAAACATTGTGTCTCTGCCTGTATATATTCTGTTTAATTCTCCCGGGATGAAATACGGGTCTCTATCCCTGTGAAGTGAGAATGAATTGAAATCTGCCTCTGTACCTCCCCGCCAGTGAATCTCCATTCTCCCCTCGTCTTTTAGGAGAGGGGTCGGGGGTGAGGTAACAAGAGTAAACCTTGGTTTTTTGGGTGCAAGATCAAGATATTCGTATCTCTGACCGTAGGGACCTCCATACCTTCCGATGTCACTTCTGGTTCCGTCAACATCAAGGATGGTCGGGTCACCGGCATCTATGAGGGGGGAATACATCTGAAGACGGTAGTTGCTGCTGTCGGTACCCTCATACATCGGGTCAAATGAAGTGTAGATCAGAGTATCGGGATTAAGTTTTGAAATATCATTGGATATTGTGCCGTTGCCATAGAAGTTGTTGTAACTGATGTTGCCTGAAACTACTCCTGAATTTGAAAGATCGAAGATTGTGCCACATGAATCGATGTTGTTATTTATTAGATGTAATGGTTGCACGCTCCAAGGATATACAGCTACTCTACAATTCAGAATAATGTTGTTTTCGAATAAACCGCTCGCCTCATCCAAGCCATGTGTTCCTTCACCATTTTTACCAACCATAAGATTGTTATAGAATCGACCTGCTCCTCCAAATAAAGGTATGTATATGCCGGCATTTGAAAATTCCAAAATTATATTATTATAAAATCGCCCATATGAACCAGCAATTGGATGGGAACAACGATAAACCAGATTGTTTGATACACTCATTGATTGTAGTGTATTTGGTCTTGTAACAACATCGATTCCAAAAGTTGATCTCGCTACAAAATTACCGGTGATTGTGCCGGTTGCAAGATTGGTCCATATCCCCCTGTAAAATCCACCGATAAATTTATTGTTTCTTATATTGATGTGAGTAGAATCTCTAAACAGTGGCAAATACACGCCTGAGTGATTATTCAGGTAGCTGTATGTTCTAATGGTCAAATTTTCAAGATACAGATTATCAGTTACCTTAAAAGCTTGTAAAAACTGAAACTGAGGAAACCCACTCAAATCCACAATGCAACTGTCAACATCAATACCGATTATCGCAAGGTCTCTCCCTTGGTGTTCTGATACCACCTGTTCCCTGTAGATACCCGTCCCGATCAGTATCGTATCTCCGCTCTCACACATGTCCACAACTTTCTGTATACTGTCAGATGCAGTCGCCCAACTTGTGTATGGATACACAGGTGTCGGGTTGCCCGCTTTCACATAGCGGATTGTTGGCACAACAGCCCGACCACTCCCTGAATGAGGAGTCCGTCCGGAGTGACCCTTCTCAGCAATCTCATCTTTTTTGTTGAGGTATCCTGATTTTATATTGCTGTTCGTCTTACTGAGCATTTGGCCGTTCTTCAGCGAGAAGCGTTCCAGGATTCTTTCCTTGTCTCTGCCGTAAACATACCAGATTAACTCATCCATCACTTCAATATTATCGATGTAAAGTTCTCCGTGGGTCACTGTGCTGATACCTTCAGGAAGTACAACTGCATACGATATATTCATCGATTTTATGCTTTGCGGGTCGATTGTACCGGATGAACTGTTATTGGGACTGCTTATTATTCGCAAATCGTATGGAAGAATGATCAGCGTAAAATACTCATCAGACAAATCTTCCCGTTTTACTTCCTTTCCCGCTAATGTGACGGTTGTCGTCTTTCCTGATATGTCTGTCAGGTTCAGATTCACCCGTAATGAACAAACCGTGATGTTCGAATCAGGCCTTCCTCCTCCCTTTAACTTAAATTGTGCCAGATATTGTATCAGCATTGAATTTGGAAGTCCCGGCAGATTTGTAAAGCTGTAATCCTTTTCCTGATAAATAAATGGACCTTCAACGAGTGTGATTTCCTGGCGGGTTTTGTTGCAGGTTGTGTCTGTCAGCCACTTTTCAGGTAATTTGGTTTTGACATAACTCCCCGATTGATCGCTTATGACAGTTGTGTAATTGGAGTCACGGTTCATTCTGACAGTGCCGGAAAAATTGCCACCACTGCCTCCTTCTGCTTCCCAAACATTATGGATACCGTGAGAGAATAGTTTCTCCCAGTCAATTTGGCTTTCATCGGGTTCAGATATATTCCAAAAGCTGTTTTGTGCAAAATTTTTCCCGAAAAGTATCCCGTCCGGTACCTGTGATTTTAAGGGAAGGGCAAGAATGATCACAAAAATCAAACTTAAAACTGATATTACTCCATTTCTCATTTATCTGTCCGATGAATTGTTCCGATTTGTTTTATGATTCTATTTTGAATATTCAAAATAATAATATTAGTCTTTAAAACAAAATGGCTCGAAGAACCTCAGAACCTCAGTAATTCCGAAGTACTGAGGTTCTGAAACTCTGAAGCTCTGCAACTGCGATCTTCCGCTACTTCAAGAGCAACATTTTCCTGACAGATGAGTAAACAGGTACTCCTTCCGGTGATCTCACATCTATCTTGTAGAGATAAATCCCACTGGCAAGTTCGTCACCTCTGAACTTTGTCTCATGGTATCCGGATGGCATCTCCCCGTCTTGCAATACCCTCACAGGTTCTCCCGTTATTGTGTAAACCGTCAGTATCACTCTTCCGGGTGACTTCAACCTGTATCCTATCACTGTTTCAGGATTAAACGGGTTCGGGTAGTTGTTAAACAGTTGATAATCCTGTACAACCTCATGGCCCTCCCCGGTTATCCCAACCGGGATGATCCTGATCTCTTCACTTTCCTCTGATACATTCCCCTGATTGTCTTCTGATCTCAATCTGAGGTAATAACCTCCGCTGAATCCCTGGATGATCTTTGTGAAGGATGTATCAGTTGTTCTTGCAATCAGACTTAATGAATCTGAATTGAATCCTTGTGTTGTGTCCCCAAAGACAAGATACTGCTTAAAATCACTCTCGTGGTTCCTCTTCCAGTCAATCCGGATAGTATCACCCGCAACTGTTGCTGCTATACCTCTCGGTTCAAGTGGGGCAAGATCAAGATAAGTGTACGATTTACCGTCGCGCCCTCCGTACATGCCAATGTCGCTTCTTGTTCCGTCAGGGTCTTTTACGAGCGTATCGCCCGCATCTATAAGAGGAGAGTAAGCCTGAAGATGATAATCTTTAGTCTCGTCGGCGAACATCGGAAACCGGGTGATGTTTGAGATGGTGTCGACTGAGGCACCACCTGTCGATCGCCAGTTTACACGGTTGTTCCAAAAATTATTGAATCTTAGAGGACTCTCTCCGTTGAATCCGTAATACTTGCCGCCTGATATTTGGTTGTTGAAGATGTCACGATAACTTGAAGTACCGTTGGTATTAATAACTTTACCAAAATTTCCGATATATACATTATTGTTTATTGTATCTGGTCCCAATTCTGAACCGACACTGTATTCAGTCACATTTGGGAACAGACTGATAATCAGATTATTATGGATCCTGGAAGGACGGTTGTCTGCCCAAATAGTTATCTTAAAGTTGTCACTTAACCGATTATATGGCGCCGCCACAAGGATGTTGTTGTAAACATCGACCTCGGATAATACCGCAAAGTAAATACAATTTTCACTAGTTGTAATGTAATTGTTGGATACAAAGCATTTGGTGGAGTTGGCAACAAATCCCATCAAAGACGAATCAATGACGCTGTTCTGCACAAAAACTGTGTCAATATTACTGAACCCGAAAGCAGTGGCATGGATTGCGGCTCCACAATCTGACACTTTGATATTTTGAATCCGGATTTTCATCCTTAGCCCCCCTTTTCTATATGAATATATACCTGTATGAAATTCTTCAAACATCCCCCAACCAACAACCTTCAGATTACTTATGCTACAATCGTTTTCCATCCATATACCGGTAGTCGAATCCTGCGGAATCTGGATCCATGTGTTATCCCATCCAAGCCCCAACAACACAACTCCTGCACTAAACCTTACAACCTCTGTATAGATACCGTCTCCGACTATAACCGTATCACCAATACCCGATATTCTCATCACCTTCATAATACTGTCGGCTGCAGTCTCCCAACTCGTGTATGGTGGTGTACTGTTCCCGGTCTTGCTGACATATCGTCTCTCAGCACTACTGCTTAGTGACATTATCAGTGCAAGTGCTATTGTTACTCCTACCAGATTTTTCATCACCCTCTCCCTCATTTTAACAATACAAGTTTTTTGACAGATTCGTTTTGACCCGATTTCAGCCGTGAGGTAGAAGCAAATGTACTTCCGTAAAAATAGAGACCGTTTTCGGAGGGTGTGTTTACCCCATAAGGGAAATACCAATACATTAGCCGTCTTGGTTTTACATACTTGTACCAACTGCCCAATGCATTGCCTGATTCCCTCATATTGTCCCATCCTGGGTAAAAATGAGTCATCAACGAGACTTGTGATCCAAGGGAATCAAGCACAGACTGAAGTGTCTTTATCGGGTAATAAGAATCGAGTGAATTGGGCTCATTAAGTGTTATAAAATACTTCAAATTTGGCTGAAGTCCGCTGAATCTTGATAGATATTCATTAAGCTTTTGATCTCTCAGATTCTTAAATTTAACAAAATAATATTTCCATATGCTGTTATCATAGACTTCAACATGCTTCAAACCCAGTTCCGCATTACCAA
The nucleotide sequence above comes from Ignavibacteria bacterium. Encoded proteins:
- a CDS encoding right-handed parallel beta-helix repeat-containing protein gives rise to the protein MKNLVGVTIALALIMSLSSSAERRYVSKTGNSTPPYTSWETAADSIMKVMRISGIGDTVIVGDGIYTEVVRFSAGVVLLGLGWDNTWIQIPQDSTTGIWMENDCSISNLKVVGWGMFEEFHTGIYSYRKGGLRMKIRIQNIKVSDCGAAIHATAFGFSNIDTVFVQNSVIDSSLMGFVANSTKCFVSNNYITTSENCIYFAVLSEVDVYNNILVAAPYNRLSDNFKITIWADNRPSRIHNNLIISLFPNVTEYSVGSELGPDTINNNVYIGNFGKVINTNGTSSYRDIFNNQISGGKYYGFNGESPLRFNNFWNNRVNWRSTGGASVDTISNITRFPMFADETKDYHLQAYSPLIDAGDTLVKDPDGTRSDIGMYGGRDGKSYTYLDLAPLEPRGIAATVAGDTIRIDWKRNHESDFKQYLVFGDTTQGFNSDSLSLIARTTDTSFTKIIQGFSGGYYLRLRSEDNQGNVSEESEEIRIIPVGITGEGHEVVQDYQLFNNYPNPFNPETVIGYRLKSPGRVILTVYTITGEPVRVLQDGEMPSGYHETKFRGDELASGIYLYKIDVRSPEGVPVYSSVRKMLLLK
- a CDS encoding alpha-amylase; the encoded protein is MILRLKEIYPGCDLDKSVRYFHVSKEARGKYAFEEELFSQTGTLIVANFAASRRLAARINRKRTEEKLTDKLVTPGQINALGLLHELIHLVLRNYEQVQNPGVFSRTVNHLSEMLGGDDFAKVLERYVEVFPPLSVYKGTSTVKEYLAGYTDKKANKEIIIEELIILHLENLNPAFDSLKEMFNSAPLEEGTKYKVLIKEAKTFFQKEEPAEFFGISLIDALESVILSNPYEIVEQLKSFRAFWPLGLDFPLEDLVLLGSDLLKEDARLFQGGGGGKGTPPVPKYDFNKEYAAKLKESLKKGQPAPIDFDDVELSFMVEEERFTEDIEWMPNVVMIAKNTLVWLDQLSRKYARKIDTLDKIPDEELDALQKWNFNALWLIGVWERSTASAKIKQFCGNPEAASSAYSLYDYDIATELGGERAYENLRDRCAARGIRLASDMVPNHTGIYSRWIIDHPEYFIQAQEPPYPNYTFSGPNLSDNPDIELRIEDRYYTRQDAAVVFQHIDRRNGKTRYIYHGNDGTNMPWNDTAQLNLLDPVVREELIRTIQKVASKFSIIRFDAAMILSKKHYQRLWFPAPGAGGAIPSRSDYAISKQTFHKMMPKEFWREVVDRFNEEMPNTLLLAEAFWLMEGYFVRSLGMHRVYNSAFMHMFMKEENDKYRNLIRNTIEFDPEILKRYVNFMSNPDEETAINQFGKGDKYFGICVMMATLPGLPMFAHGQIEGFTEKYGMEYRKAYYNEFVDDHLVERHRKEIFPLLKKRYLFSQVKNFELFDFHDDYRHVNENVLAFTNRFGEEKTLVFFNNSFFHTSGMIKNSVGKRVKPQYLDSAATEDNWEASNVEDQKVSPNELEFKSLSTALQLKRYDGYYYTFKDMITGLEYIKSGREIDDDGFGMTLNGYEYHVYVGFREVFDTDGSWLRLNQFLHGQGTPSLALTLLELNLINVHHAVMEFFNKEILLEMKKFAGLVPDPQPINEFSTTFTMRFGNVLNRIAEYKKVQFNGNIVMSSLKKELLVLKGYANFIDSQSDGVKGSARIDNFWLLNKKEEHQIYTDILILYTVVKRLLITIEEATGEKPVELYDSLLLEKPLWQSIIRLGDKYQEAKYEFDLLRILESSENVYTRKGIFNPEGKQESLNDQLPTITLLQTKEVKAFIGVNEFQGIKYFSKEQFVQLMTWIYTLNGLRHAERVVRKNSEKTKDPVSIFKLFKSKDFTQSIKTMSQYVEGLVDLAIHSGYRFEPFLQAIPKLHDSIYQPKVEPVKTAKPAKTVKAKTKKVKAEAKPLAKTKKTEKPESKKPAQPKIKKSTSGKKKS